A portion of the Rhinolophus sinicus isolate RSC01 linkage group LG03, ASM3656204v1, whole genome shotgun sequence genome contains these proteins:
- the RNF31 gene encoding E3 ubiquitin-protein ligase RNF31 isoform X2, whose protein sequence is MPGEDEKQAFLAAREELASALRRDSGQAFSVEQLWPLLVTSLPPAARYLQLDAARLVRCNAHGEPRNYLNTLSTALNILEKYGRNLLSPQRPRYWRGVKFNNPVFRTTVDAVQWGRDVLRLYGYTEEQPDGLSFPEGQEDPDAHQVATVTLEVLLLRTELTLLLQNTHPRPQALEELLEDKVEDDAVKMFQLSEFAPVLREIAPGPLTTPSASGSTPGPCFFCGSTPGTLHCSACKQALCPACDRLFHGHPSRAHHLRQTLPWAPQATHLTPSLPASAPPRPQSTSLLALGDSSLSSPDSASARLPWHCAACAILNESWAVLCVGCDRPRGCKGLGLGIEGPQGAGGLEPELARGRWACQSCTFENEAAAVLCAVCERPRLAQPPSLVVDSQDAGICLQPLQQGDTLLSSAQTPVWYCIHCTFCNSGPGWVCAMCNRTSSPLPVKHTPRPQASSLEERLPEPRPPRCLSAPLTSSCGDPEKQRQDKMREEGLQLVIKIREGEAAGACPEEVFSALQYSGTEVPLQWLRSELPYVLEMVAELAGQQAPGLGAFSCQEARKAWLDRHGNLDEAVEECVRTRRRKVQELRSLGFGPEEGSLQALFQHGGDVARALTELQRQRLEPFHQRLWDSGPEPTISWDGPDKQSLVRRLLAVYALPSWGRAELALSLLQETPRNYELGDVVEAVRQSQDRAFLRRLLAQECAVCGWVLPRNRMQALTSCECTICPDCFRQHFTIALKEKHITDMVCPACGRPDLTDDTQLLSYFSTLDIQLRESLEPDAYALFHKKLTEGVLMRDPKFLWCAQCSFGFIYEREQLEATCPQCHQTFCVRCKRQWEEQHRGRSCEDFQNWKRTNDPEYQAQGLAMYLQENGIDCPKCKFSYALARGGCMHFHCTQCRHQFCSGCYNAFYAKNTLQCLYLPPPLHPSHRGS, encoded by the exons ATGCCGGGGGAGGATGAGAAGCAGGCCTTCCTGGCGGCCCGCGAGGAGCTGGCGAGCGCCCTGAGGAGGGATTCTGGGCAGGCGTTTTCCGTGGAGCAGCTCTGGCCGCTGCTGGTCACTTCTCTGCCTCCAGCTGCCCGCTACCTGCAGCTGGACGCCGCACGCCTGGTCCGCTGTAACGCTCACGGGGAG CCCCGAAACTACCTCAACACCCTGTCCACGGCCCTGAACATCCTGGAGAAATATGGCCGCAACCTCCTCAGCCCTCAGAGGCCCCGGTACTGGCGCGGGGTCAAGTTTAATAACCCGGTCTTTCGAACTACGGTGGATGCTGTGCAG TGGGGCCGCGATGTTCTGCGGTTGTACGGCTACACAGAGGAGCAGCCTGATGGGTTGAGCTTCCCTGAGGGGCAAGAAGATCCAGATGCGCACCAAGTTGCTACAGTCACACTGGAAGTACTGTTACTTCGGACAGAGCTCACTCTACTGTTACAG AATACCCACCCAAGACCACAAGCACTGGAGGAGCTGCTGGAAGACAAGGTTGAAGATGATGCAGTAAAG ATGTTCCAGCTCTCTGAGTTTGCCCCTGTACTGAGAGAGATTGCTCCTGGTCCCCTCACCACACCCTCTGCCTCAG GCTCCACTCCTGGTCCCTGCTTCTTCTGTGGGTCTACCCCAGGTACACTGCACTGCTCAGCCTGTAAACAGGCCTTGTGTCCAGCTTGTGATCGCCTGTTCCATGGGCACCCATCCCGTGCCCATCACCTCCGCCAGACCTTGCCCTGGGCCCCCCAGGCCACCCACTTGACCCCCAG CTTACCTGCTTCAGCTCCACCACGGCCCCAGTCAACCTCCCTGCTGGCCCTGGGAGAcagctctctttcttctcctgattCTGCAAGTGCCCGTCTGCCCTGGCACTGCGCTGCCTGTGCCATACTAAATGAATCTTGGGCAGTGCTCTGTGTGGGCTGTGATCGGCCCAGAGGCTGTAAGGGGTTGGGGCTGGGGATCGAGGGTCCCCAAGGAGCTGGGGGCCTAGAACCTGAGCTTGCACGGGGTCGCTGGGCCTGCCAGAGCTGCACCTTTGAGAATGAGGCGGCGGCTGTGCTGTGTGCCGTATGTGAACGACCTCGGCTGGCTCAGCCTCCTAGCCTGGTGGTGGATTCTCAAGATGCTGGCATTTGCCTGCAGCCCCTCCAG CAGGGGGATACTTTGCTCTCCTCTGCCCAGACTCCAGTCTGGTACTGTATTCACTGTACCTTCTGCAACTCGGGCCCTGGCTGGGTGTGTGCTATGTGCAACCGGACCAGCAGCCCCCTCCCAGTAAAGCACACCCCCCGGCCCCAGGCCAGCTCTTTGGAAGAGCGACTCCCTGAGCCAAGGCCTCCACGATGTCTCAGTGCCCCCCTGACCAGTTCCTGTGGGGACCCTGAGAAGCAGCGCCAAGACAAGATGCGGGAAGAAGGTCTTCAGCTAGTGATCAAGATCCGG GAAGGGGAAGCCGCAGGCGCCTGTCCAGAGGAGGTCTTCTCAGCTCTGCAGTACTCTGGCACCGAGGTGCCCTTGCAGTGGTTGCGGTCAGAGCTGCCCTACGTGctggagatggtggctgagctagctgGACAGCAGGCCCCGGGGCTTGGGGCCTTTTCCTGTCAGGAGGCCCGGAAAGCCTGGCTGGATCGTCATGGCAATCTTGACGAAGCTGTGGAGGAGTGTGTAAGGACCCGGCGGAGGAAG GTGCAGGAACTCCGGTCCCTGGGCTTTGGGCCTGAGGAGGGGTCTCTTCAAGCATTGTTCCAACACGGAGGTGACGTGGCACGGGCCCTGACTGAGCTACAGCGCCAGCGCCTGGAGCCCTTCCATCAGCGCCTCTGGGACAGTGGCCCTGAGCCCACCATTTCCTGGGACGGGCCAGATAAGCAG AGCCTGGTTAGACGACTTTTGGCAGTCTACGCACTCCCCAGCTGGGGCCGGGCAGAGCTGGCACTGTCACTGCTGCAGGAGACACCCAGGAACTATGAGTTGGGGGACGTGGTGGAAGCTGTGAGGCAGAGCCAAGACCGGGCCTTCTTGCGCCGCTTGCTTGCCCAGGAGTGTGCCGTGTGCGGCTGGGTGCTGCCCCGCAACCGA ATGCAGGCCCTGACTTCCTGTGAGTGTACCATCTGTCCTGACTGCTTCCGCCAGCACTTTACCATCGCCCTGAAGGAGAAGCACATCACAGACATGGTGTGCCCCGCCTGTGGCCGCCCCGACCTCACCGACGACACACAGTTGCTCAGCTACTTCTCCACTCTTGACATCCAG CTTCGAGAGAGCCTAGAGCCAGATGCCTATGCCCTGTTCCACAAGAAGCTAACTGAGGGTGTGCTCATGCGGGACCCCAAGTTCTTGTGGTGTGCCCAG TGCTCCTTTGGCTTCATATATGAGCGTGAGCAGCTGGAAGCAACATGTCCCCAGTGTCACCAGACCTTCTGTGTACGTTGTAAGCGCCAG TGGGAGGAGCAGCACCGAGGCCGGAGCTgcgaggatttccagaactggaAACGCACCAATGACCCAGAATaccaggcccagggcctggcaatGTATCTTCAGGAAAATGGCATTG ATTGCCCCAAGTGCAAATTCTCGTACGCACTGGCCCGAGGAGGCTGCATGCACTTTCATTGCACCCAGTGCCGCCACCAGTTCTGCAGTGGATGCTATAATGCCTTTTACGCCAAGAAT ACCCTCCAGTGTCTCTATCTGCCCCCACCCCTACACCCCTCACACAGGGGTTCCTGA
- the IRF9 gene encoding interferon regulatory factor 9 isoform X3, whose protein sequence is MKLRPCSGFPGSMPASRTSGRTRMPPSSRPGRYLRESTRRGTQKAPLSGRLVCAVLSTKVLSLRRFLRTAIGMGLSPIRCIGCCHQEPSLLQQEPRNHHQRDSTALCPPRGRSMRVPRRTVYSAPPCSRTHSKPRRWGPMGAQAIQTWRAAAKAAAAAALSLRKVLTQLRPLSKKIRPPWSGCPLQTQSPVLTRWTPGRGTGTVGRSLSADYSLLLTFIYSGHVVGEAQVQSLDCRLVAEPSGSQCGMEQVVFPKPGPQEPTQRLLSQLERGVLVASNARGLFVQRLCPIPVSWSAPQTPPGPGPHLLPSNECVELFRTTYFCRDLARYFQGLGPPPKFQVTLNFWEETPGPSHTLQSLITVQMEQAFARHLLQETPEDEAAILSLLQSLGDPPSSSPLCSSSFP, encoded by the exons ATGAAGCTAAGACCATGTTCAGGATTCCCTGGAAGCATGCCGGCAAGCAGGACTTCCGGGAGGACCAGGATGCCGCCTTCTTCAAG GCCTGGGCGATATTTAAGGGAAAGTACAAGGAGGGGGACACAGAAGGCCCCGCTATCTGGAAGACTCGTCTGCGCTGTGCTCTCAACAAAAGTCCTGAGTTTGAGGAGGTTCCTGAGAACGGCCATCGGGATGGGGCTGAGCCCTATAAGGTGTATCGGCTGCTGCCACCAGGAACCCTCCCTG CTCCAGCAGGAACCCAGAAATCACCATCAAAGAGACAGCACAGCTCTGTGTCCCCCGAGAGGGCGGAGTATGAGGGTACCACGAAGAACTGTATACTCAGCCCCTCCTTGCTCCAGGACCCACTCAAAACC gaggaggtgggggccCATGGGGGCGCAGGCCATTCAAACTTGGAGAGCAGCagcaaaagcagcagcagcagcagctctgagCCTCAGGAAG gtGCTAACACAACTGAGGCCCCTTTCCAAGAAAATCAGGCCTCCCTGGAGCGGCTGCCCCCTCCAGACTCAG AGCCCCGTGCTGACCAGGTGGACCCCTGGGAGAGGCACTGGTACAGTTGGTCGTTCTCTGTCTGCAGACTACTCGCTGCTGCTCACGTTCATCTACAGTGGACACGTGGTGGGTGAGGCCCAGGTGCAGAGCCTGGACTGCCGCCTGGTGGCTGAGCCCTCGGGCTCCCAGTGTGGCATGGAGCAGGTGGTGTTTCCCAAGCCCGGCCCGCAAGAGCCCACCCAGCGCCTGCTGAGCCAGCTCGAGAGAGGTGTCCTGGTGGCCAGCAACGCCCGAGGTCTCTTTGTGCAGCGCCTGTGCCCCATCCCCGTATCCTGGAGCGCACCCCAGACCCCGCCTGGTCCAGGCCCACATCTGCTGCCCAGCAACGAGTGTGTGGAGCTTTTCAGAACCACCTACTTCTGCAGAG ACTTGGCCAGGTACTTCCAGGGCCTGGGCCCCCCACCCAAGTTTCAGGTGACACTGAATTTCTGGGAGGAGACCCCTGGCCCCAGCCATACCCTACAGAGTCTTATCACAGTGCAG ATGGAGCAGGCCTTTGCCCGACATTTACTGCAGGAGACCCCAGAGGACGAGGCAGCCATTCTGTCCCTGTTGCAAAGCCTAGGGGACCCACCTTCCTCCTCTCCGCTCTGTTCCTCCAGTTTTCCTTGA
- the PSME2 gene encoding proteasome activator complex subunit 2, which translates to MAKPCGVRPSGEARKQVDVFRQNLFQEAEEFLYRFLPQKIKYLSQLLQEDSFNVADLTSLRAPLDIPIPDPPPKDDEMETDKQEKKEVPKCGFLPGNEKVLALLSLVKPEVWTLKEKCILVITWIQHLIPKIEDGNDFGVAIQEKVLERVNAVKTKVEAFQTTISKYFSERGDAVAKASKETHVMDYRALVHERDEAAYGELRAMVLDLRAFYAELYHIISNNMEKIVNPKGEEKPSMY; encoded by the exons ATGGCTAAGCCTTGTGGGGTGCGCCCGAGCGGGGAAGCCCGCAAACAG GTGGATGTCTTCCGGCAAAATCTTTTCCAGGAG GCTGAAGAATTCCTCTACAGATTCTTGCCACAGAAAATCAAATACCTGAGTCAGCTCTTGCAA GAGGACTCCTTCAATGTGGCTGACCTGACCTCTCTCCGGGCCCCACTGGACATCCCTATTCCAGACCCCCCACCCAAGGATGATGAG ATGGAAACAGAtaagcaggagaagaaagaag TCCCTAAATGCGGCTTTCTTCCTGGGAATGAGAAGGTCCTGGCCCTACTTTCCCTGGTTAAGCCAGAAGTCTGGACTCTCAAAGAAAAATGCATTCTG GTGATCACATGGATCCAGCACCTGATCCCCAAGATTGAGGATGGAAATGACTTTGGGGTGGCAATCCAG GAGAAGGTGCTGGAGAGGGTGAATGCAGTCAAGACCAAAGTAGAAGCCTTCCAGACAACAATTTCCAA GTACTTCTCAGAACGCGGGGATGCTGTGGCCAAGGCCTCTAAGGAGACCCATGTA ATGGATTACCGGGCCCTAGTGCATGAGCGAGATGAGGCAGCCTATGGGGAGCTGAGGGCCATGGTGTTGGACCTGAGGGCCTTCTAT GCTGAGCTTTATCATATCATCAGCAACAACATGGAGAAAATTGTCAACCCAAAGGGTGAAGAGAAGCCATCTATGTACTGA
- the IRF9 gene encoding interferon regulatory factor 9 isoform X1 gives MASGRARCTRKLRNWVVEQVDSGQFSGVCWEDEAKTMFRIPWKHAGKQDFREDQDAAFFKAWAIFKGKYKEGDTEGPAIWKTRLRCALNKSPEFEEVPENGHRDGAEPYKVYRLLPPGTLPAPAGTQKSPSKRQHSSVSPERAEYEGTTKNCILSPSLLQDPLKTEEVGAHGGAGHSNLESSSKSSSSSSSEPQEGANTTEAPFQENQASLERLPPPDSDYSLLLTFIYSGHVVGEAQVQSLDCRLVAEPSGSQCGMEQVVFPKPGPQEPTQRLLSQLERGVLVASNARGLFVQRLCPIPVSWSAPQTPPGPGPHLLPSNECVELFRTTYFCRDLARYFQGLGPPPKFQVTLNFWEETPGPSHTLQSLITVQMEQAFARHLLQETPEDEAAILSLLQSLGDPPSSSPLCSSSFP, from the exons ATGGCATCAGGCAGGGCACGCTGCACCCGAAAGCTCCGCAACTGGGTGGTGGAGCAAGTGGACAGCGGGCAGTTCTCAGGGGTGTGCTGGGAAGATGAAGCTAAGACCATGTTCAGGATTCCCTGGAAGCATGCCGGCAAGCAGGACTTCCGGGAGGACCAGGATGCCGCCTTCTTCAAG GCCTGGGCGATATTTAAGGGAAAGTACAAGGAGGGGGACACAGAAGGCCCCGCTATCTGGAAGACTCGTCTGCGCTGTGCTCTCAACAAAAGTCCTGAGTTTGAGGAGGTTCCTGAGAACGGCCATCGGGATGGGGCTGAGCCCTATAAGGTGTATCGGCTGCTGCCACCAGGAACCCTCCCTG CTCCAGCAGGAACCCAGAAATCACCATCAAAGAGACAGCACAGCTCTGTGTCCCCCGAGAGGGCGGAGTATGAGGGTACCACGAAGAACTGTATACTCAGCCCCTCCTTGCTCCAGGACCCACTCAAAACC gaggaggtgggggccCATGGGGGCGCAGGCCATTCAAACTTGGAGAGCAGCagcaaaagcagcagcagcagcagctctgagCCTCAGGAAG gtGCTAACACAACTGAGGCCCCTTTCCAAGAAAATCAGGCCTCCCTGGAGCGGCTGCCCCCTCCAGACTCAG ACTACTCGCTGCTGCTCACGTTCATCTACAGTGGACACGTGGTGGGTGAGGCCCAGGTGCAGAGCCTGGACTGCCGCCTGGTGGCTGAGCCCTCGGGCTCCCAGTGTGGCATGGAGCAGGTGGTGTTTCCCAAGCCCGGCCCGCAAGAGCCCACCCAGCGCCTGCTGAGCCAGCTCGAGAGAGGTGTCCTGGTGGCCAGCAACGCCCGAGGTCTCTTTGTGCAGCGCCTGTGCCCCATCCCCGTATCCTGGAGCGCACCCCAGACCCCGCCTGGTCCAGGCCCACATCTGCTGCCCAGCAACGAGTGTGTGGAGCTTTTCAGAACCACCTACTTCTGCAGAG ACTTGGCCAGGTACTTCCAGGGCCTGGGCCCCCCACCCAAGTTTCAGGTGACACTGAATTTCTGGGAGGAGACCCCTGGCCCCAGCCATACCCTACAGAGTCTTATCACAGTGCAG ATGGAGCAGGCCTTTGCCCGACATTTACTGCAGGAGACCCCAGAGGACGAGGCAGCCATTCTGTCCCTGTTGCAAAGCCTAGGGGACCCACCTTCCTCCTCTCCGCTCTGTTCCTCCAGTTTTCCTTGA
- the IRF9 gene encoding interferon regulatory factor 9 isoform X2, translating into MASGRARCTRKLRNWVVEQVDSGQFSGVCWEDEAKTMFRIPWKHAGKQDFREDQDAAFFKAWAIFKGKYKEGDTEGPAIWKTRLRCALNKSPEFEEVPENGHRDGAEPYKVYRLLPPGTLPAPAGTQKSPSKRQHSSVSPERAEYEGTTKNCILSPSLLQDPLKTVLTQLRPLSKKIRPPWSGCPLQTQSPVLTRWTPGRGTGTVGRSLSADYSLLLTFIYSGHVVGEAQVQSLDCRLVAEPSGSQCGMEQVVFPKPGPQEPTQRLLSQLERGVLVASNARGLFVQRLCPIPVSWSAPQTPPGPGPHLLPSNECVELFRTTYFCRDLARYFQGLGPPPKFQVTLNFWEETPGPSHTLQSLITVQMEQAFARHLLQETPEDEAAILSLLQSLGDPPSSSPLCSSSFP; encoded by the exons ATGGCATCAGGCAGGGCACGCTGCACCCGAAAGCTCCGCAACTGGGTGGTGGAGCAAGTGGACAGCGGGCAGTTCTCAGGGGTGTGCTGGGAAGATGAAGCTAAGACCATGTTCAGGATTCCCTGGAAGCATGCCGGCAAGCAGGACTTCCGGGAGGACCAGGATGCCGCCTTCTTCAAG GCCTGGGCGATATTTAAGGGAAAGTACAAGGAGGGGGACACAGAAGGCCCCGCTATCTGGAAGACTCGTCTGCGCTGTGCTCTCAACAAAAGTCCTGAGTTTGAGGAGGTTCCTGAGAACGGCCATCGGGATGGGGCTGAGCCCTATAAGGTGTATCGGCTGCTGCCACCAGGAACCCTCCCTG CTCCAGCAGGAACCCAGAAATCACCATCAAAGAGACAGCACAGCTCTGTGTCCCCCGAGAGGGCGGAGTATGAGGGTACCACGAAGAACTGTATACTCAGCCCCTCCTTGCTCCAGGACCCACTCAAAACC gtGCTAACACAACTGAGGCCCCTTTCCAAGAAAATCAGGCCTCCCTGGAGCGGCTGCCCCCTCCAGACTCAG AGCCCCGTGCTGACCAGGTGGACCCCTGGGAGAGGCACTGGTACAGTTGGTCGTTCTCTGTCTGCAGACTACTCGCTGCTGCTCACGTTCATCTACAGTGGACACGTGGTGGGTGAGGCCCAGGTGCAGAGCCTGGACTGCCGCCTGGTGGCTGAGCCCTCGGGCTCCCAGTGTGGCATGGAGCAGGTGGTGTTTCCCAAGCCCGGCCCGCAAGAGCCCACCCAGCGCCTGCTGAGCCAGCTCGAGAGAGGTGTCCTGGTGGCCAGCAACGCCCGAGGTCTCTTTGTGCAGCGCCTGTGCCCCATCCCCGTATCCTGGAGCGCACCCCAGACCCCGCCTGGTCCAGGCCCACATCTGCTGCCCAGCAACGAGTGTGTGGAGCTTTTCAGAACCACCTACTTCTGCAGAG ACTTGGCCAGGTACTTCCAGGGCCTGGGCCCCCCACCCAAGTTTCAGGTGACACTGAATTTCTGGGAGGAGACCCCTGGCCCCAGCCATACCCTACAGAGTCTTATCACAGTGCAG ATGGAGCAGGCCTTTGCCCGACATTTACTGCAGGAGACCCCAGAGGACGAGGCAGCCATTCTGTCCCTGTTGCAAAGCCTAGGGGACCCACCTTCCTCCTCTCCGCTCTGTTCCTCCAGTTTTCCTTGA
- the RNF31 gene encoding E3 ubiquitin-protein ligase RNF31 isoform X1: MPGEDEKQAFLAAREELASALRRDSGQAFSVEQLWPLLVTSLPPAARYLQLDAARLVRCNAHGEPRNYLNTLSTALNILEKYGRNLLSPQRPRYWRGVKFNNPVFRTTVDAVQWGRDVLRLYGYTEEQPDGLSFPEGQEDPDAHQVATVTLEVLLLRTELTLLLQNTHPRPQALEELLEDKVEDDAVKMFQLSEFAPVLREIAPGPLTTPSASGSTPGPCFFCGSTPGTLHCSACKQALCPACDRLFHGHPSRAHHLRQTLPWAPQATHLTPSLPASAPPRPQSTSLLALGDSSLSSPDSASARLPWHCAACAILNESWAVLCVGCDRPRGCKGLGLGIEGPQGAGGLEPELARGRWACQSCTFENEAAAVLCAVCERPRLAQPPSLVVDSQDAGICLQPLQQGDTLLSSAQTPVWYCIHCTFCNSGPGWVCAMCNRTSSPLPVKHTPRPQASSLEERLPEPRPPRCLSAPLTSSCGDPEKQRQDKMREEGLQLVIKIREGEAAGACPEEVFSALQYSGTEVPLQWLRSELPYVLEMVAELAGQQAPGLGAFSCQEARKAWLDRHGNLDEAVEECVRTRRRKVQELRSLGFGPEEGSLQALFQHGGDVARALTELQRQRLEPFHQRLWDSGPEPTISWDGPDKQSLVRRLLAVYALPSWGRAELALSLLQETPRNYELGDVVEAVRQSQDRAFLRRLLAQECAVCGWVLPRNRMQALTSCECTICPDCFRQHFTIALKEKHITDMVCPACGRPDLTDDTQLLSYFSTLDIQLRESLEPDAYALFHKKLTEGVLMRDPKFLWCAQCSFGFIYEREQLEATCPQCHQTFCVRCKRQWEEQHRGRSCEDFQNWKRTNDPEYQAQGLAMYLQENGIDCPKCKFSYALARGGCMHFHCTQCRHQFCSGCYNAFYAKNKCPDPNCRVKKSLHGHHPRDCLFYLRDWTALRLQKLLQDNNVMFNTEPPAGARTVPGGGCRVMEQKEVPNGLRDEACGKETPAGYAGLCQAHYKEYLVSLINAHSLDPATLYEVEELETATKRYLHVHPQPLAGEDAPTYHTRLLQKLMEEVPLGQSIPRRRK, translated from the exons ATGCCGGGGGAGGATGAGAAGCAGGCCTTCCTGGCGGCCCGCGAGGAGCTGGCGAGCGCCCTGAGGAGGGATTCTGGGCAGGCGTTTTCCGTGGAGCAGCTCTGGCCGCTGCTGGTCACTTCTCTGCCTCCAGCTGCCCGCTACCTGCAGCTGGACGCCGCACGCCTGGTCCGCTGTAACGCTCACGGGGAG CCCCGAAACTACCTCAACACCCTGTCCACGGCCCTGAACATCCTGGAGAAATATGGCCGCAACCTCCTCAGCCCTCAGAGGCCCCGGTACTGGCGCGGGGTCAAGTTTAATAACCCGGTCTTTCGAACTACGGTGGATGCTGTGCAG TGGGGCCGCGATGTTCTGCGGTTGTACGGCTACACAGAGGAGCAGCCTGATGGGTTGAGCTTCCCTGAGGGGCAAGAAGATCCAGATGCGCACCAAGTTGCTACAGTCACACTGGAAGTACTGTTACTTCGGACAGAGCTCACTCTACTGTTACAG AATACCCACCCAAGACCACAAGCACTGGAGGAGCTGCTGGAAGACAAGGTTGAAGATGATGCAGTAAAG ATGTTCCAGCTCTCTGAGTTTGCCCCTGTACTGAGAGAGATTGCTCCTGGTCCCCTCACCACACCCTCTGCCTCAG GCTCCACTCCTGGTCCCTGCTTCTTCTGTGGGTCTACCCCAGGTACACTGCACTGCTCAGCCTGTAAACAGGCCTTGTGTCCAGCTTGTGATCGCCTGTTCCATGGGCACCCATCCCGTGCCCATCACCTCCGCCAGACCTTGCCCTGGGCCCCCCAGGCCACCCACTTGACCCCCAG CTTACCTGCTTCAGCTCCACCACGGCCCCAGTCAACCTCCCTGCTGGCCCTGGGAGAcagctctctttcttctcctgattCTGCAAGTGCCCGTCTGCCCTGGCACTGCGCTGCCTGTGCCATACTAAATGAATCTTGGGCAGTGCTCTGTGTGGGCTGTGATCGGCCCAGAGGCTGTAAGGGGTTGGGGCTGGGGATCGAGGGTCCCCAAGGAGCTGGGGGCCTAGAACCTGAGCTTGCACGGGGTCGCTGGGCCTGCCAGAGCTGCACCTTTGAGAATGAGGCGGCGGCTGTGCTGTGTGCCGTATGTGAACGACCTCGGCTGGCTCAGCCTCCTAGCCTGGTGGTGGATTCTCAAGATGCTGGCATTTGCCTGCAGCCCCTCCAG CAGGGGGATACTTTGCTCTCCTCTGCCCAGACTCCAGTCTGGTACTGTATTCACTGTACCTTCTGCAACTCGGGCCCTGGCTGGGTGTGTGCTATGTGCAACCGGACCAGCAGCCCCCTCCCAGTAAAGCACACCCCCCGGCCCCAGGCCAGCTCTTTGGAAGAGCGACTCCCTGAGCCAAGGCCTCCACGATGTCTCAGTGCCCCCCTGACCAGTTCCTGTGGGGACCCTGAGAAGCAGCGCCAAGACAAGATGCGGGAAGAAGGTCTTCAGCTAGTGATCAAGATCCGG GAAGGGGAAGCCGCAGGCGCCTGTCCAGAGGAGGTCTTCTCAGCTCTGCAGTACTCTGGCACCGAGGTGCCCTTGCAGTGGTTGCGGTCAGAGCTGCCCTACGTGctggagatggtggctgagctagctgGACAGCAGGCCCCGGGGCTTGGGGCCTTTTCCTGTCAGGAGGCCCGGAAAGCCTGGCTGGATCGTCATGGCAATCTTGACGAAGCTGTGGAGGAGTGTGTAAGGACCCGGCGGAGGAAG GTGCAGGAACTCCGGTCCCTGGGCTTTGGGCCTGAGGAGGGGTCTCTTCAAGCATTGTTCCAACACGGAGGTGACGTGGCACGGGCCCTGACTGAGCTACAGCGCCAGCGCCTGGAGCCCTTCCATCAGCGCCTCTGGGACAGTGGCCCTGAGCCCACCATTTCCTGGGACGGGCCAGATAAGCAG AGCCTGGTTAGACGACTTTTGGCAGTCTACGCACTCCCCAGCTGGGGCCGGGCAGAGCTGGCACTGTCACTGCTGCAGGAGACACCCAGGAACTATGAGTTGGGGGACGTGGTGGAAGCTGTGAGGCAGAGCCAAGACCGGGCCTTCTTGCGCCGCTTGCTTGCCCAGGAGTGTGCCGTGTGCGGCTGGGTGCTGCCCCGCAACCGA ATGCAGGCCCTGACTTCCTGTGAGTGTACCATCTGTCCTGACTGCTTCCGCCAGCACTTTACCATCGCCCTGAAGGAGAAGCACATCACAGACATGGTGTGCCCCGCCTGTGGCCGCCCCGACCTCACCGACGACACACAGTTGCTCAGCTACTTCTCCACTCTTGACATCCAG CTTCGAGAGAGCCTAGAGCCAGATGCCTATGCCCTGTTCCACAAGAAGCTAACTGAGGGTGTGCTCATGCGGGACCCCAAGTTCTTGTGGTGTGCCCAG TGCTCCTTTGGCTTCATATATGAGCGTGAGCAGCTGGAAGCAACATGTCCCCAGTGTCACCAGACCTTCTGTGTACGTTGTAAGCGCCAG TGGGAGGAGCAGCACCGAGGCCGGAGCTgcgaggatttccagaactggaAACGCACCAATGACCCAGAATaccaggcccagggcctggcaatGTATCTTCAGGAAAATGGCATTG ATTGCCCCAAGTGCAAATTCTCGTACGCACTGGCCCGAGGAGGCTGCATGCACTTTCATTGCACCCAGTGCCGCCACCAGTTCTGCAGTGGATGCTATAATGCCTTTTACGCCAAGAAT AAATGTCCAGACCCGAACTGCAGAGTGAAAAAGTCCCTACATGGCCACCACCCCCGAGACTGCCTCTTCTACCTGCGGGACTGGACTGCTCTCCGGCTTCAAAAGCTGCTACAG GACAATAACGTCATGTTCAACACAGAGCCCCCAGCGGGGGCCCGGACAGTCCCTGGAG GTGGCTGCCGAGTGATGGAGCAGAAGGAGGTTCCCAATGGACTCCGGGATGAAGCTTGTGGCAAGGAGACTCCAGCTGGCTATGCGGGCCTCTGCCA GGCACACTACAAAGAGTATCTTGTAAGCCTCATCAATGCCCACTCACTGGACCCAGCCACCCTGTATGAGGTGGAGGAGCTGGAGACGGCTACCAAGCGCTACCTGCACGTACACCCCCAGCCGCTGGCTGGGGAGGACGCCCCCACCTACCACACCCGCTTGTTACAG AAGCTGATGGAAGAGGTGCCCTTGGGACAGAGTATCCCCCGCAGGAGGAAGTAG